One Candidatus Omnitrophota bacterium genomic region harbors:
- a CDS encoding glycosyltransferase, whose product MRCNYVLVEKDRYKCTRCGRTSRTIKTTHCPDTRIFSRSAITPKETLNDDTLKSITYGKVIDTTVKPLIVVLGLHCSLSSALAMAMEELGIFMGKKTKGGESQALALVLEGLFRFPSTRSSRTPCETNTILNKVITQHIKQSGDKQVGVKYPTLCALMENIDHNNLIIVDIARPLEDSIRSLVYRSTPENPTHPNCSSEKATNVQMFLHTKKRVFLKRSKYPYIRIGAETLVRKTEATLTRLCDFLGISPTKEQMDRAISVIDPNKVRHTKDVMKPKWYDDTTIIIKSYERHNELNRLIDQLLDRWPDVEILVADDSEKPYFRSEVTTYNLPNDIGLAHGRNYLIDRVKTRNVIIMDDDFILTDRTDLEYLHNKFNENNLDILAGDAIRNSRKTPFGILYNDGKILYQRAKEYDANGVTIGNYVPNFFIARTSSLKRSRWDSRQKVGEHVDFFIRAKRNNLLIGFTPNVVVRDPGGVKRTNLKYWKHRQRAHKLHHEAIVRWCKYYGLTYYQNGFLKEYYHNKNMGDKSVASIPKKIHQIWLGDKPIPEEQREWMNQWKNFNPNWDYVLWKQVPHRIIHPELLELLPKCYCIAQQTDIIRLSILFKWGGIYLDTDFIPVQKLDTLLDYAKKHDKEALVFKNGTGDYLGNGVIACVPQHPLIEHYIRLIPQYFNPNKGNSIGPPLLTLAYNEAKENFFDIGVMPNDVFYPIEYKRRGELEDSPLRFATDETVGIHTYAGQWH is encoded by the coding sequence ATGAGATGTAATTATGTTTTAGTAGAAAAAGATAGGTATAAATGCACTAGATGCGGCAGAACAAGTAGAACCATAAAAACAACCCATTGTCCTGATACTCGCATTTTCAGTAGAAGTGCTATTACCCCAAAGGAAACACTTAATGATGATACACTCAAGAGCATAACTTATGGGAAGGTGATTGATACAACAGTAAAACCACTAATTGTGGTTCTTGGGTTACATTGCTCATTATCTTCTGCCCTAGCTATGGCAATGGAAGAGCTAGGCATCTTTATGGGTAAAAAGACCAAAGGCGGAGAAAGCCAAGCATTGGCCTTGGTGCTTGAAGGGTTGTTTAGGTTTCCAAGCACTAGGTCAAGTAGAACACCATGCGAAACCAATACAATACTCAATAAGGTAATTACCCAACATATTAAACAGTCTGGGGACAAACAAGTCGGTGTTAAATACCCTACTCTATGCGCACTAATGGAAAACATTGACCATAACAACCTAATCATAGTTGACATAGCGCGACCATTGGAAGACTCTATAAGGTCTTTGGTCTATAGGTCAACTCCAGAGAACCCAACCCATCCAAACTGCTCAAGTGAGAAAGCAACCAATGTGCAAATGTTTTTGCACACAAAGAAAAGGGTATTTCTCAAAAGGTCAAAATACCCATATATTAGAATTGGTGCGGAAACTTTAGTAAGAAAAACAGAAGCCACCTTGACAAGATTGTGTGATTTTCTCGGTATTAGTCCGACAAAAGAACAGATGGATAGGGCAATAAGTGTTATTGACCCAAATAAGGTTAGGCATACCAAAGATGTAATGAAACCAAAATGGTATGATGACACTACAATTATCATAAAGTCATACGAAAGACACAATGAACTAAATAGACTAATTGACCAGTTGCTCGATAGGTGGCCCGATGTTGAGATACTTGTTGCGGATGATAGTGAAAAACCCTATTTTAGGTCTGAAGTAACTACATATAATTTGCCCAATGATATAGGATTGGCGCATGGTAGGAATTACCTAATTGATAGGGTAAAGACTCGTAATGTAATCATAATGGACGATGACTTTATACTAACCGACAGAACCGATTTGGAGTATTTGCACAATAAGTTTAACGAGAATAATCTTGACATTTTGGCTGGGGACGCAATTAGGAATAGTAGAAAGACACCATTTGGTATTTTGTATAATGATGGTAAAATACTATATCAAAGGGCAAAGGAATATGATGCAAATGGTGTAACTATTGGCAACTACGTGCCCAATTTCTTCATTGCGAGAACGTCCTCTTTGAAGAGAAGTAGATGGGATTCGAGACAAAAAGTAGGGGAGCATGTAGACTTTTTTATTAGGGCAAAACGTAATAACTTGCTAATAGGGTTTACACCTAATGTAGTTGTAAGAGACCCTGGTGGTGTCAAGAGGACAAATCTCAAATATTGGAAGCATAGGCAAAGAGCCCATAAGTTACATCACGAAGCAATCGTTAGATGGTGCAAATACTATGGGTTGACCTACTATCAGAATGGTTTCCTGAAAGAATACTACCACAATAAAAATATGGGGGATAAAAGTGTGGCCAGTATCCCTAAGAAAATCCACCAAATATGGTTGGGTGATAAGCCTATTCCAGAAGAGCAAAGAGAGTGGATGAACCAATGGAAAAACTTTAATCCTAATTGGGATTATGTACTCTGGAAGCAAGTACCCCATAGAATAATACACCCAGAATTATTAGAGTTATTACCCAAGTGTTATTGTATTGCTCAACAAACGGACATAATAAGACTGTCCATTCTGTTCAAGTGGGGCGGTATTTACTTGGATACTGATTTTATACCAGTGCAAAAACTGGATACCCTACTTGATTACGCAAAGAAACACGATAAAGAGGCATTAGTGTTTAAAAACGGGACAGGCGACTACCTGGGTAATGGTGTAATCGCTTGTGTGCCTCAACACCCACTTATAGAGCATTATATTAGGCTAATTCCCCAATACTTTAACCCAAACAAGGGGAATAGCATTGGCCCGCCCCTACTTACCCTTGCCTACAATGAAGCAAAGGAAAACTTTTTTGATATAGGTGTAATGCCCAATGATGTATTCTATCCAATAGAGTATAAAAGAAGGGGGGAATTAGAAGATTCCCCCCTTAGATTCGCTACAGATGAAACTGTAGGCATACATACCTACGCTGGGCAGTGGCACTAG